The Cellulomonas sp. P24 genome contains a region encoding:
- the yjfF gene encoding galactofuranose ABC transporter, permease protein YjfF has protein sequence MAVPDVLPTTDENRAEAVRGDGSLLARVVRRVHVDRRFLPVLGALLVLILMFVIGGARYENFLSGRVVSNLFINNSYMIVLAVGMTFVIVTGGIDLSVGAVVALSGISAASLFQSGWPAFVVIPLVILIGSALGLVVGVMVHVFEIQPFIATLAAMFLARGLCYVISLSSIPISDPTIVWLSSARIPIGDTWTVTPSGLIALLVVVVAFYVLHFTRFGRTVYAIGGSESSAVLMGLPVARTKILVYVISGTCAGIGGFLFTVFSRSGYSLTGVGMELDAIAAVVIGGTLLTGGSGFVLGSVLGVVVLGLIQTIITFQGTLSSWWTKIFIGVLLLVFVVMQRLVTVRRR, from the coding sequence ATGGCCGTTCCCGATGTCCTGCCGACGACCGACGAGAACCGCGCCGAGGCGGTCAGGGGCGACGGTTCACTTCTGGCCCGCGTGGTGCGCCGGGTGCACGTCGACCGCCGGTTCCTGCCGGTCCTCGGCGCCCTCCTCGTCCTGATCCTGATGTTCGTGATCGGGGGTGCGCGCTACGAGAACTTCCTCTCGGGCCGTGTCGTGTCCAACCTGTTCATCAACAACTCGTACATGATCGTGCTCGCCGTCGGGATGACCTTCGTGATCGTCACGGGCGGCATCGACCTGTCCGTCGGGGCCGTGGTCGCCCTCTCCGGGATCTCGGCGGCGTCGCTGTTCCAGAGCGGCTGGCCGGCGTTCGTCGTGATCCCGCTCGTGATCCTGATCGGCTCGGCGCTCGGACTCGTCGTGGGCGTGATGGTCCACGTGTTCGAGATCCAACCGTTCATCGCGACGCTCGCCGCGATGTTCCTCGCGCGCGGGCTCTGCTACGTCATCAGCCTCTCGTCGATCCCGATCTCCGACCCGACGATCGTGTGGCTCTCGAGCGCCCGCATCCCGATCGGGGACACGTGGACGGTCACCCCGAGCGGCCTCATCGCCCTGCTCGTCGTCGTCGTTGCCTTCTACGTCCTGCACTTCACACGGTTCGGACGCACCGTCTACGCGATCGGAGGCAGCGAGAGCTCTGCCGTGCTCATGGGTCTGCCGGTCGCCCGTACGAAGATCCTCGTGTACGTCATCAGCGGGACGTGTGCCGGCATCGGCGGATTCCTGTTCACGGTCTTCTCCCGTTCGGGATACTCGTTGACCGGGGTCGGCATGGAGCTCGACGCGATCGCGGCCGTCGTCATCGGTGGCACGCTGCTGACCGGCGGGAGCGGGTTCGTGCTCGGGTCGGTCCTCGGGGTGGTCGTGCTCGGGCTCATCCAGACGATCATCACGTTCCAGGGGACGTTGAGCTCGTGGTGGACGAAGATCTTCATCGGCGTGCTGCTGCTGGTCTTCGTCGTCATGCAACGCCTCGTCACGGTGCGGCGAAGGTAG
- a CDS encoding ABC transporter permease, with protein sequence MTGWKRFAASKIFWPVVALVALLVANTIKTTNFVNIRLQDGHLFGALIDILRNSSPLLLVAVGMTLVIATRGIDLSVGAVVAISGAVACSFIASSGDPTSVVTVLTAVVIATLLALVLGVWNGFLVSVVGIQPIIATLVLMTAGRGIAMLITGGQITTINSPPYKMIGSGYWLAVPVAVLISGGLFAIVAILTRRTALGMLIESVGINPQASRLAGVRSRTIIWTVYALSGVFAGIAGLMISSNVMAADANNAGLFIELDAILAVVIGGTSLAGGKFSLSGTLVGVLVIQTLTLTVTILGVPPAVTPLFKAVVVIAVCIMQAPVVRNRIASRRRAPATAPVPVKVGV encoded by the coding sequence ATGACCGGGTGGAAGAGGTTCGCCGCGAGCAAGATCTTCTGGCCGGTGGTGGCTCTTGTCGCGCTGCTCGTGGCCAACACGATCAAGACGACGAACTTCGTGAACATCCGGCTCCAGGACGGTCACCTGTTCGGTGCGCTCATCGACATCCTGCGCAACAGCTCGCCGCTGCTCCTCGTCGCCGTCGGCATGACGCTCGTCATCGCGACGCGTGGCATCGACCTGTCCGTCGGCGCGGTCGTCGCGATCTCGGGTGCCGTCGCGTGCAGCTTCATCGCGTCGTCGGGGGACCCGACCAGCGTCGTCACCGTGCTCACCGCGGTCGTGATCGCTACGCTCCTCGCGCTCGTGCTCGGGGTCTGGAACGGGTTCCTCGTCTCGGTCGTCGGGATTCAGCCGATCATCGCGACCCTCGTCCTCATGACGGCCGGCCGGGGCATCGCGATGCTCATCACCGGCGGGCAGATCACCACGATCAACAGCCCGCCGTACAAGATGATCGGATCGGGCTACTGGCTGGCGGTCCCGGTCGCCGTGCTGATCTCGGGCGGGCTGTTCGCGATCGTCGCGATCCTGACCCGGCGCACCGCGCTCGGCATGCTCATCGAGTCCGTCGGCATCAACCCGCAGGCGAGCCGCCTGGCGGGCGTCCGGTCGCGGACGATCATCTGGACCGTGTACGCGCTCTCCGGGGTGTTCGCGGGCATCGCCGGGCTGATGATCAGCTCGAACGTCATGGCGGCCGACGCGAACAACGCCGGGCTGTTCATCGAGCTCGACGCGATCCTCGCGGTCGTGATCGGCGGGACCTCCCTCGCAGGCGGCAAGTTCTCCCTCTCCGGGACGCTCGTCGGGGTCCTCGTGATCCAGACCCTCACGCTCACGGTGACGATCCTGGGCGTCCCGCCGGCCGTGACGCCGCTGTTCAAGGCGGTCGTCGTCATCGCCGTGTGCATCATGCAGGCCCCGGTGGTCCGGAACCGGATCGCCTCGAGGCGGCGCGCTCCCGCGACTGCTCCTGTGCCCGTGAAGGTGGGTGTCTGA
- a CDS encoding sugar ABC transporter ATP-binding protein: MTTTPAVVEMRGISIEFPGVKALQDVDFTLRPGEIHALMGENGAGKSTLIKALTGVYAIDAGTIVVAGAATSFAGPAAAQNAGISTVYQEVNLCANLTVAENIMLGREPRRGGSIDWRATRTAAAAHLARLNLTIDPRSSLSTHSLAVQQLVAICRAMVVDAKVLILDEPTSSLDVGEVVQLFTVMRALRDEGVAILFVSHFLEQVYEISDRMTILRNGQLVGEYVTSELPRLDLISKMIGTSLEDLERLEGAPKHSVAAMTHTAPILRAIGLGRRGAIEPFDLDLYEGEVVGLAGLLGSGRTELARLLTGADRSDHGQIRMGDATVHLRTPRAALDRHVAYSSEDRKAEGIVADLTMSENILLGLQAERGWTRRIPARRADEIVQQYIAALDIRPPNPDLPARNLSGGNQQKVLLARWLATAPKLLVLDEPTRGIDVGTKAEIQRLVTELARDGMSVVFISSELEEVLRVSHRIAVLRDHHKIAEVEGSGTGVDDIVELIATGGQAS; the protein is encoded by the coding sequence ATGACCACCACACCAGCTGTCGTCGAGATGCGCGGCATCTCGATCGAGTTCCCCGGCGTCAAGGCACTCCAGGACGTCGACTTCACCCTCCGACCGGGGGAGATCCATGCGCTCATGGGGGAGAACGGTGCCGGGAAGTCGACCCTCATCAAGGCCCTCACCGGGGTGTACGCGATCGACGCCGGCACGATCGTCGTCGCCGGCGCTGCAACGTCTTTCGCCGGCCCCGCCGCTGCTCAGAACGCCGGCATCAGCACCGTCTACCAAGAGGTCAACCTCTGCGCGAACCTCACGGTCGCGGAGAACATCATGCTCGGGCGCGAGCCGAGGCGCGGTGGCTCGATCGACTGGCGCGCGACCCGGACCGCCGCGGCAGCTCATCTCGCGCGCCTCAACCTCACCATCGATCCCCGGTCGTCGCTCTCGACGCACTCGCTGGCCGTGCAGCAGCTCGTCGCCATCTGCCGGGCCATGGTGGTCGACGCCAAGGTCCTCATCCTCGACGAGCCGACCTCGAGCCTCGACGTCGGCGAGGTCGTGCAGCTGTTCACGGTGATGCGCGCGCTGCGCGACGAGGGCGTCGCGATCCTCTTCGTGTCCCACTTCCTCGAGCAGGTCTACGAGATCTCCGACCGCATGACGATCCTGCGCAACGGACAGCTCGTCGGTGAGTACGTCACGAGCGAGCTGCCCCGGCTCGACCTGATCTCGAAGATGATCGGCACGTCGCTCGAAGACCTCGAACGGCTCGAGGGAGCCCCCAAGCACTCGGTCGCCGCGATGACGCACACCGCTCCCATCCTCCGGGCGATCGGTCTCGGGCGGCGCGGCGCCATCGAGCCGTTCGACCTCGACCTCTACGAGGGCGAGGTCGTGGGGCTCGCCGGTCTGCTCGGGTCGGGGCGCACCGAGCTCGCGAGGCTGCTGACCGGCGCGGACCGGTCCGACCACGGCCAGATCCGGATGGGCGACGCGACCGTGCACCTGCGCACGCCGCGGGCCGCACTCGACCGGCACGTCGCGTACTCCTCGGAGGACAGGAAGGCCGAGGGGATCGTCGCGGACCTCACCATGAGCGAGAACATCCTGCTGGGCCTGCAGGCCGAGCGCGGGTGGACCCGGCGCATCCCGGCGCGACGCGCCGACGAGATCGTGCAGCAGTACATCGCGGCACTGGACATCCGCCCGCCGAACCCGGACCTCCCTGCGCGGAACCTGTCCGGCGGCAACCAGCAGAAGGTGCTGCTCGCGCGGTGGCTCGCCACCGCCCCGAAGCTCCTGGTGCTCGACGAGCCGACGCGCGGCATCGACGTCGGGACGAAGGCGGAGATCCAACGACTCGTGACCGAGCTCGCGCGCGACGGCATGTCCGTGGTGTTCATCTCCTCGGAGCTCGAAGAGGTGCTCCGCGTGAGCCATCGGATCGCGGTCCTGCGCGACCACCACAAGATCGCCGAGGTCGAGGGCTCGGGCACCGGGGTCGATGACATCGTCGAGCTCATCGCGACCGGAGGGCAGGCCTCATGA
- a CDS encoding ABC transporter substrate-binding protein gives MFSRKNARRHAAGAVAVASVLALAACSSSGTTAGSTSGSEGGSGKLITVGFSQVGSESGWRAANTKDIQETLTKANGFDLKFSDAQQKQENQIQAIRSYIAQGADVIAFSPVVESGWDAVLEEAKAAKIPVVLTDRAVDSKDTSLYVTFLGSDFVKEGKAAGDWVVTEFGDKPTNIVELQGTTGSAPANDRMAGFKDAIASHSNLKIIASQTGNFTRSEGKTVMEGFLQANPSIDLVFAHNDDMGLGAIEAIEAAGKVPGKDIKIVTVDAVHDGMQALADGKINFIAECSPLLGQQLADVVKQVMAGQTPEKRIITTETTFTQEQAKEALPTRKY, from the coding sequence ATGTTCAGCAGGAAGAATGCACGCCGTCACGCAGCGGGAGCTGTCGCCGTTGCCTCTGTCCTCGCTCTGGCTGCCTGCAGCAGCAGCGGCACCACAGCGGGCAGCACATCGGGAAGCGAGGGGGGCAGCGGCAAGCTGATCACTGTCGGCTTCTCACAGGTCGGCTCCGAGAGTGGCTGGCGGGCGGCCAACACCAAGGACATCCAGGAGACCCTCACCAAGGCCAACGGCTTCGACCTGAAGTTCTCCGACGCGCAGCAGAAGCAGGAGAACCAGATCCAGGCGATCCGCTCCTACATCGCGCAGGGCGCCGACGTCATCGCGTTCTCGCCCGTCGTCGAGTCGGGCTGGGACGCGGTGCTCGAGGAGGCCAAGGCCGCCAAGATCCCCGTCGTGCTCACCGACCGCGCGGTCGACTCCAAGGACACCTCGCTCTACGTGACGTTCCTCGGCTCCGACTTCGTGAAGGAGGGGAAGGCGGCCGGCGACTGGGTCGTCACCGAGTTCGGTGACAAGCCGACGAACATCGTCGAGCTCCAGGGCACCACCGGTTCTGCCCCGGCGAACGACCGCATGGCAGGCTTCAAGGACGCGATCGCCAGCCACTCGAACCTCAAGATCATCGCGTCGCAGACCGGCAACTTCACGCGGTCCGAGGGCAAGACGGTCATGGAGGGCTTCCTGCAGGCCAACCCGAGCATCGACCTGGTCTTCGCGCACAACGACGACATGGGCCTCGGCGCGATCGAGGCCATCGAGGCTGCGGGCAAGGTCCCGGGCAAGGACATCAAGATCGTCACCGTCGACGCGGTCCATGACGGCATGCAGGCTCTGGCGGACGGCAAGATCAACTTCATCGCGGAGTGCTCCCCGTTGCTCGGTCAGCAGCTGGCCGACGTCGTGAAGCAGGTCATGGCAGGCCAGACCCCTGAGAAGCGGATCATCACGACGGAGACCACGTTCACGCAGGAGCAGGCCAAGGAGGCTCTCCCGACCCGCAAGTACTGA
- the mmsB gene encoding multiple monosaccharide ABC transporter permease: MGALESVKDVFTKNIRQSGIYLAFVAIVVLFYFLTDGILLTPQNVTNIVVQNSYILILAIGMVIVIIAGHIDLSVGSVVGFTGAVSGVFTVRMGLPWWVGLIAALATGALVGVWQGYWVAFVGIPAFIVTLAGMLIFRGATMVTLGNTQISPFPDAFRNIASGYLNGVLGGNGIDVFTLVLGGLAIVGFAIGQFRSRRARIQYQQAVEGMGFFVARIVVVGAVVMAFAYELASYKGLPIVLLILGVLIFAYSAVTKRSVFGRHVYSIGGNLNAATLSGIKVKWVNFRIFINMGMLAALAGVVFTARLNLANPKAGQNFELDAIAACFIGGAAVTGGVGTVIGAIVGGLIMGVMNNGMSIMGIGIDYQQAIKGLVLLLAVAFDVYNKRRAGASR, from the coding sequence ATGGGCGCCCTCGAGTCGGTGAAGGACGTCTTCACCAAGAACATCCGCCAGAGCGGCATCTACCTCGCTTTCGTGGCGATCGTCGTGCTGTTCTACTTCCTCACGGACGGCATCCTCCTGACGCCGCAGAACGTGACGAACATCGTGGTTCAGAACTCCTACATCCTCATCCTGGCGATCGGCATGGTGATCGTCATCATCGCCGGGCACATCGACCTTTCGGTCGGGTCGGTCGTCGGCTTCACGGGTGCGGTGTCCGGTGTCTTCACCGTCCGCATGGGTCTTCCCTGGTGGGTGGGTCTGATCGCCGCGCTCGCCACCGGCGCCCTTGTCGGGGTGTGGCAGGGCTACTGGGTCGCGTTCGTCGGCATCCCGGCGTTCATCGTCACGCTGGCCGGCATGCTGATCTTCCGCGGCGCGACCATGGTCACGCTCGGCAACACCCAGATCTCCCCGTTCCCGGACGCCTTCCGCAACATCGCGTCCGGCTATCTCAACGGGGTCTTGGGTGGCAACGGGATCGACGTGTTCACGCTCGTGCTCGGTGGTCTCGCGATCGTCGGCTTCGCCATCGGCCAGTTCCGCAGCCGGCGTGCGCGCATCCAGTACCAGCAGGCCGTCGAGGGCATGGGGTTCTTCGTCGCCCGCATCGTGGTCGTCGGCGCCGTCGTCATGGCATTCGCCTATGAGCTCGCGAGCTACAAGGGCCTGCCGATCGTGCTGCTCATCCTCGGCGTGCTGATCTTCGCGTACAGCGCCGTCACCAAGCGCAGCGTCTTCGGACGCCACGTGTACTCGATCGGTGGCAACCTCAACGCCGCGACGCTCTCGGGCATCAAGGTCAAGTGGGTCAACTTCCGGATCTTCATCAACATGGGGATGCTCGCGGCTCTCGCCGGCGTCGTGTTCACGGCACGCCTCAACCTGGCGAACCCGAAGGCCGGCCAGAACTTCGAGCTCGACGCGATCGCCGCCTGCTTCATCGGTGGCGCTGCCGTCACCGGTGGTGTCGGCACGGTCATCGGCGCCATCGTCGGTGGTCTGATCATGGGTGTCATGAACAACGGCATGTCGATCATGGGCATCGGCATCGACTACCAGCAGGCCATCAAGGGTCTCGTCCTGCTGCTGGCCGTCGCGTTCGACGTCTACAACAAGCGGCGGGCGGGCGCCTCGCGCTGA
- the mmsA gene encoding multiple monosaccharide ABC transporter ATP-binding protein — translation MSNTILEMRSITKTFPGVKALQDVSLSVERGEIHAICGENGAGKSTLMKVLSGVYPHGTYDGEIYFEGEVCEFADIRASEDRGIVIIHQELALTPLLSIAENIFMGNEVSKRGFIDWNKTNAEASKLLARVGLDENPATRIADIGVGKQQLVEIAKALSKRVKLLILDEPTSALNDDDSEHLLNLLRHLKEQGITSIMISHKLNEIAEIADSTTIIRDGLTIETLDMKKDAVTEERIIRGMVGRDLEHRFPEHHTSSIGEEVLRIEDWTVHHQIQHERKVVDGANLMVRRGEIVGLAGLMGAGRTELAMSVFGRSYGSGISGRVFKNGEEIHLRTISDAIEHGIAYATEDRKRYGLNLIEDIKRNISVASLHKLSKRGWVNDNEETKIAQEYRVSMNIKTPSVLALAGKLSGGNQQKVVLSKWIYADPDVLILDEPTRGIDVGAKYEIYTIINRLADAGKAVLFISSELPELLGVCDRIYAMSAGRITGEVPRDEATQEKLMQYMTKVKD, via the coding sequence ATGAGCAACACCATCCTGGAGATGCGCAGCATCACCAAGACATTCCCCGGCGTGAAGGCCCTGCAGGACGTCAGCCTCTCCGTCGAACGCGGTGAGATCCACGCGATCTGCGGGGAGAACGGCGCCGGCAAGTCCACGCTGATGAAGGTGCTCTCCGGGGTCTACCCGCACGGCACCTACGACGGCGAGATCTACTTCGAAGGAGAGGTCTGCGAGTTCGCCGACATCCGGGCGAGCGAGGACCGCGGGATCGTCATCATCCACCAGGAGCTCGCCCTCACGCCGCTCCTGTCGATCGCCGAGAACATCTTCATGGGCAACGAGGTCTCGAAGCGGGGCTTCATCGACTGGAACAAGACCAACGCCGAGGCGTCGAAGCTGCTCGCACGCGTCGGTCTGGACGAGAACCCTGCCACCCGGATCGCCGACATCGGTGTCGGCAAGCAGCAGCTCGTGGAGATCGCCAAGGCGCTGTCCAAGCGCGTCAAGCTGCTCATCCTCGACGAGCCCACGTCCGCGCTGAACGACGACGACTCCGAGCACCTGCTGAACCTCCTGCGCCACCTCAAGGAGCAGGGCATCACCTCGATCATGATCTCCCACAAGCTCAACGAGATCGCCGAGATCGCCGACTCCACGACGATCATCCGGGACGGTCTGACGATCGAGACCCTCGACATGAAGAAGGACGCGGTCACCGAGGAACGGATCATCCGCGGGATGGTCGGACGTGACCTCGAGCACCGGTTCCCCGAGCATCACACGTCGAGCATCGGCGAGGAGGTCCTGCGGATCGAGGACTGGACCGTCCACCACCAGATCCAGCACGAGCGCAAGGTCGTCGACGGCGCGAACCTCATGGTGCGGCGCGGCGAGATCGTCGGACTGGCCGGTCTCATGGGTGCGGGCCGCACCGAGCTCGCGATGAGCGTGTTCGGCCGATCGTACGGGTCGGGCATCTCCGGTCGGGTCTTCAAGAACGGCGAGGAGATCCACCTGCGGACGATCTCGGACGCGATCGAGCACGGCATCGCGTACGCGACCGAGGACCGCAAGCGGTACGGCCTCAACCTGATCGAGGACATCAAGCGCAACATCTCGGTCGCGTCCCTGCACAAGCTCTCGAAGCGTGGCTGGGTCAACGACAACGAAGAGACGAAGATCGCGCAGGAGTACCGGGTCAGCATGAACATCAAGACCCCGTCGGTGCTCGCGCTCGCGGGGAAGCTGTCCGGTGGTAACCAGCAGAAGGTCGTGCTGAGCAAGTGGATCTACGCCGACCCGGATGTGCTGATCCTCGACGAGCCGACGCGCGGTATCGACGTCGGCGCCAAGTACGAGATCTACACGATCATCAACCGCCTGGCCGACGCCGGGAAGGCGGTGCTGTTCATCTCGTCCGAGCTGCCTGAGCTGCTCGGCGTCTGCGACCGGATCTACGCGATGAGCGCCGGCCGGATCACGGGCGAGGTCCCGCGCGACGAGGCGACCCAGGAGAAACTCATGCAGTACATGACCAAGGTAAAGGACTGA
- the chvE gene encoding multiple monosaccharide ABC transporter substrate-binding protein codes for MRIKNVAAAAAAITLTLAMAACSGGGAGTTAETSSGTKAVPAGDITVGVAMPTKSSERWIADGNNVKTQLEALGYKVDLQYAEDDIPTQVNQIDTMITKGEKLLIIASIDGTALTSQLEQAKSNGIPVIAYDRLIRNSPNVDYYTTFDNFKVGVQQATSLLTGLKVLDADGKDTGLTGPLNIELFAGSPDDNNATFFFKGAMSILQPYIDKGVLVVKSGQTDFDKVATLRWDPATAQSRMENLLTSTYADGSKVAGVLSPYDGLSIGILGALKGVGYGTANQPYPIVTGQDAEAASVKSIIADEQYSTIYKDTRELAKVTVAMTDAILKGKTPETNDTTTYDNGVKVVPSYLLESQIVTKDNYKKILIDGGYYTAADLA; via the coding sequence ATGCGCATCAAGAACGTCGCCGCAGCCGCGGCAGCCATCACCCTCACGCTGGCCATGGCGGCCTGCAGCGGTGGTGGCGCAGGAACCACGGCCGAGACGAGCTCCGGCACCAAGGCCGTCCCGGCCGGTGACATCACGGTCGGTGTGGCCATGCCCACCAAGTCGTCGGAGCGGTGGATCGCTGACGGCAACAACGTCAAGACCCAGCTCGAGGCGCTCGGCTACAAGGTCGACCTGCAGTACGCCGAGGACGACATCCCGACCCAGGTGAACCAGATCGACACCATGATCACCAAGGGCGAGAAGCTCCTGATCATCGCGTCGATCGACGGCACGGCGCTCACGAGCCAGCTCGAGCAGGCCAAGTCCAACGGCATCCCGGTCATCGCGTACGACCGCCTGATCCGGAACTCGCCGAACGTCGACTACTACACGACCTTCGACAACTTCAAGGTCGGCGTGCAGCAGGCCACCTCGCTGCTGACGGGCCTCAAGGTCCTCGACGCCGACGGCAAGGACACCGGTCTCACGGGCCCGCTCAACATCGAGCTCTTCGCCGGCTCGCCGGACGACAACAACGCGACGTTCTTCTTCAAGGGCGCGATGAGCATCCTGCAGCCGTACATCGACAAGGGCGTCCTCGTCGTCAAGAGCGGCCAGACGGACTTCGACAAGGTCGCGACGCTGCGGTGGGACCCGGCGACCGCCCAGTCCCGCATGGAGAACCTGCTGACCTCGACCTACGCCGACGGCTCCAAGGTCGCGGGCGTGCTCTCCCCGTACGACGGTCTGTCGATCGGCATCCTCGGCGCCCTCAAGGGTGTCGGCTACGGCACGGCCAACCAGCCGTACCCGATCGTGACCGGCCAGGACGCCGAGGCGGCGTCGGTCAAGTCGATCATCGCCGACGAGCAGTACTCGACGATCTACAAGGACACCCGTGAGCTCGCCAAGGTGACGGTCGCCATGACCGACGCGATCCTCAAGGGCAAGACGCCGGAGACGAACGACACCACCACGTACGACAACGGCGTCAAGGTCGTCCCGTCCTACCTGCTCGAGTCCCAGATCGTGACGAAGGACAACTACAAGAAGATCCTGATCGACGGCGGCTACTACACCGCAGCCGACCTGGCCTGA
- the araA gene encoding L-arabinose isomerase, producing the protein MTKPYADREVWFLTGSQDLYGEDTLRQVAAQSQEIARTLDASSDVPVRIVWKPVLKDSASIRRAALDANSDDAVIGVIAWMHTFSPAKMWIAGLDALRTPLLHLHTQANVDLPWSTIDMDFMNLNQAAHGDREFGYIQTRLGVARKTVVGHVSNPAVTTSIGTWVRAAAAWAATHELKLARFGDNMRNVAVTEGDKTEAELRFGVSVNTWGVNDLVAAVADVPDSDVDPLVAEYEDLYDVAPELRKGGDRHESLRYGARQELALLQLLGDLGATAFTTNFEDLGALRQLPGLAVQRLMAKGFGFGAEGDWKTAVLVRAAKVMGAGLPGGASLMEDYTYDLVPGDEKILGAHMLEICPSLTTARPSLEVHPLGIGGREDPVRLVFDTDAGPGVVVALSDMRDRFRLTANVVDIVAPDEDLPRLPVARAVWKPRPDFATSAEAWLTAGGAHHTVLSTAVGIDVFEDFADIARTELLVIDEDTTRRRFRDEIRWNSAYFRLAAGI; encoded by the coding sequence ATGACCAAGCCGTACGCCGACCGCGAGGTCTGGTTCCTCACCGGCAGCCAGGACCTGTACGGCGAGGACACCCTCCGGCAGGTCGCCGCGCAGTCGCAGGAGATCGCCCGCACGCTGGACGCCTCGTCCGACGTCCCGGTGCGCATCGTCTGGAAGCCCGTGCTCAAGGACTCGGCGTCGATCCGGCGTGCGGCGCTCGACGCCAACTCCGACGACGCGGTGATCGGCGTGATCGCGTGGATGCACACGTTCTCGCCCGCCAAGATGTGGATCGCCGGTCTCGACGCGCTCCGCACGCCGCTGCTCCACCTGCACACCCAGGCGAACGTCGACCTGCCGTGGTCGACGATCGACATGGACTTCATGAACCTCAACCAGGCCGCGCACGGCGACCGCGAGTTCGGGTACATCCAGACCCGGCTCGGCGTCGCGCGCAAGACGGTCGTCGGGCACGTGTCGAACCCGGCGGTGACCACGTCGATCGGCACCTGGGTCCGCGCGGCTGCGGCCTGGGCGGCGACCCACGAGCTCAAGCTCGCGCGCTTCGGCGACAACATGCGCAACGTCGCCGTCACCGAGGGGGACAAGACCGAGGCGGAGCTGAGGTTCGGGGTGTCGGTGAACACCTGGGGGGTCAACGACCTGGTGGCTGCCGTCGCCGACGTGCCGGACAGCGACGTCGACCCGCTCGTGGCGGAGTACGAGGACCTCTACGACGTCGCCCCCGAGCTCCGCAAGGGTGGCGACCGGCACGAGTCGCTGCGGTACGGCGCCCGGCAGGAGCTCGCTCTCCTCCAGCTCCTCGGCGACCTCGGGGCGACCGCGTTCACGACGAACTTCGAGGACCTCGGCGCGCTGCGCCAGCTCCCGGGCCTCGCTGTCCAGCGGCTCATGGCGAAGGGCTTCGGCTTCGGTGCCGAGGGCGACTGGAAGACGGCCGTCCTCGTCCGCGCCGCCAAGGTCATGGGTGCCGGTCTGCCCGGTGGTGCCTCGCTCATGGAGGACTACACCTACGACCTCGTGCCGGGCGACGAGAAGATCCTCGGCGCGCACATGCTCGAGATCTGCCCGTCCCTGACGACGGCCAGGCCGTCGCTCGAGGTGCACCCGCTGGGCATCGGCGGACGCGAGGACCCGGTCCGGCTCGTCTTCGACACCGATGCCGGCCCCGGTGTCGTCGTGGCGCTGTCGGACATGCGCGACCGGTTCCGCCTGACGGCCAACGTGGTCGACATCGTGGCGCCGGACGAAGACCTGCCGCGCCTGCCGGTCGCACGCGCGGTGTGGAAGCCCCGGCCGGACTTCGCCACCTCGGCGGAGGCGTGGTTGACGGCGGGAGGTGCGCATCACACGGTGCTGTCGACGGCCGTCGGGATCGACGTCTTCGAGGACTTCGCGGACATCGCGCGCACCGAGCTGCTGGTGATCGACGAGGACACGACGCGTCGTCGGTTCCGTGACGAGATCCGGTGGAACTCGGCGTACTTCCGTCTCGCAGCCGGTATCTGA
- a CDS encoding L-ribulose-5-phosphate 4-epimerase, whose amino-acid sequence MALDQFSPAVQAEIASVREIVARLHGELPRWGLVVWTAGNVSQRLRGADLFVIKPSGVTYDALTAESMVVCDLDGNLVDGDRSPSSDTAAHAYVYRHMPEVGGVVHTHSTYATAWAARGEPVPCVLTMMADEFGGDIPIGPFALIGDDSIGQGIVETLRGSRSRAVLMRNHGPFTIGKDGTDAVKAAVMVEEVARTVHISRQLGEPLPIDQVHIDSLYDRYQNVYGQASAATTDQEDPS is encoded by the coding sequence ATGGCACTCGACCAGTTCTCCCCGGCGGTCCAGGCCGAGATCGCGAGCGTTCGCGAGATCGTCGCGCGGCTGCACGGCGAGCTCCCACGGTGGGGCCTCGTGGTGTGGACGGCGGGCAACGTCTCGCAGCGGCTGCGCGGTGCGGACCTCTTCGTGATCAAACCGTCCGGGGTGACGTACGACGCGCTCACCGCGGAGTCGATGGTCGTCTGCGACCTGGACGGGAACCTCGTGGACGGCGACCGGTCGCCGTCGTCGGACACCGCCGCCCACGCGTACGTCTACCGGCACATGCCCGAGGTCGGCGGCGTGGTCCACACCCACTCGACGTACGCGACCGCCTGGGCCGCCCGGGGCGAACCGGTGCCGTGCGTGCTCACGATGATGGCCGACGAGTTCGGTGGGGACATCCCGATCGGACCGTTCGCGCTGATCGGGGACGACTCGATCGGCCAGGGCATCGTCGAGACCCTGCGCGGCTCCCGCAGCCGCGCCGTGCTCATGCGCAACCACGGGCCGTTCACGATCGGCAAGGACGGGACCGACGCGGTCAAGGCGGCGGTGATGGTCGAGGAGGTCGCACGGACGGTGCACATCTCGCGCCAGCTCGGCGAGCCGCTCCCGATCGACCAGGTCCACATCGACTCGCTGTACGACCGCTACCAGAACGTCTACGGCCAGGCATCGGCCGCCACCACCGACCAGGAGGACCCGTCATGA